A genomic segment from Daphnia carinata strain CSIRO-1 chromosome 1, CSIRO_AGI_Dcar_HiC_V3, whole genome shotgun sequence encodes:
- the LOC130691020 gene encoding neuroligin-4, X-linked-like isoform X2, whose product MFSSSLVYLYITHFNMLRPATTLLVIASVLAVIVCVAGQMRPSLNARIVRTKHGSVKGVLVIPSNRELPPVEAFLGLPYASPPVGPLRFMSPVSPLPWNGVRLMDKYPPACPQTLPDVSNEREALRFVTRGRLQYLRRLLPYLRNQSEDCLYLNIYAPVTGRPVGGKDVNIKFPVIVFIHGESYEWNSGNPYDGSILASYGDVVVVTINFRLGVLGFLRPDLRENRVANFGLLDQIAALQWIQDNIAQFGGDRDSVTLLGHGTGAACVNLLLISPVAQASSGLFHRAILMSGTALADWAVAENPLRYTLQAAQQVDCPLAERDDELAACLRFKRVTELMNVRLQAPLYASPLAPLVDGIVVPNEPRQSMKTYNELFGRYDVMYGVTQSESFHLLNAATLQFGLTETERNRIIRTYVRNSYASNIDQVTAAIRKEYTDWKNPVRDTEEYRDSILEILSDARVVAPVIQMADLHSAIRQRSYFYVFTHQTTNGDYPQDWGSIHGEELAYVFGMPLVGGTNHLSANYTRAEMLLSEIVITYWANFARTGNPNFPPRQKFLTTANSRDRFEPTYVQWPAYDRHSQKYLNIDLRPKVKDHYRADKMALWSKLIPELMSTGNGKVYPSSSGDEDEAEAAPGSSAAEPDSSSHSPSAVMGAQPEVDQQPSGGFQFFPSGPVKGDRGNSSRTEDGRDVATQTGGIALSIVIVIGICFLVLNVCACAGVFYQRDRVRFKEILLQRQYKLRSGNQGEDRPAPTSGAQAPAAARETLLALHRVEEDFTELDGSGNGMEIGFPHQASTSTMDPHTKVSQWMAQEVTIERCPTPPVNNRLTKPPQDKLGGSDRYDSRGCDSEDSASALFPLLTKSAKTSDIYGLLPVQEENTAGEKQRIKTGQSSDLVSQTHDNGSFLKFGDLGHVGESSPPFADSASSARTVSRSSMGRRKARSKSQLGSQRSITTKRDVAVGDDEDDGSYRVALDNEEDRRSSAVYGCGTMDTIRRLNLPKVLPDLPLQDVPAGATASSSVPFTMGKSNLSNIALPDRSPPYTIPHAGLQTSVDSVERSALLNKNQCQAGGPPSASAPPYSDVKKQSKSRRKQPDNVPSTMSSEAVCTLSSPTSTIVKTNLPQTVVVAPHPRATVAHSSTANRSVTPSSTQQPEPCLVVRPGPRQPTITMTRSHGGNNYESVANDTESPSATGDVVLRRPRQQEASTSSRPASRNSRSWYAQYSQSFISQSIDQESDKNDN is encoded by the exons ATGTTCTCTTCTTCATTGGTTTATTTGTACATCACGCATTTCAACATGTTGCGTCCCGCAACAACTTTGCTGGTCATTGCGTCCGTTTTGGCTGTAATCGTCTGCGTCGCTGGCCAGATGAGGCCCTCCTTGAATGCTCGTATTGTAAGAACGAAACATGGTTCCGTTAAAGGCGTGCTTGTTATCCCTTCAAATCGAGAACTTCCACCGGTCGAAGCGTTCCTCGGACTTCCATATGCCTCTCCGCCAGTAGGTCCTCTCCGTTTTATGTCACCAGTGTCACCTTTGCCGTGGAATGGCGTCCGCCTTATGGATAAATACCCACCGGCCTGTCCGCAAACATTGCCCGATGTCAGTAACGAACGCGAAGCTTTGCGTTTCGTAACTCGTGGTCGTTTACAATATCTTCGCCGACTCCTTCCGTACCTCCGAAATCAGAGCGAGGATTGCCTTTACTTGAATATCTACGCCCCCGTTACGGGTAGGCCTG TTGGTGGAAAAGACGTGAACATCAAGTTTCCCGtcattgttttcattcatGGTGAGTCGTACGAATGGAATTCGGGAAATCCCTATGACGGTTCAATACTTGCCAGTTATGGCGATGTCGTCGTGGTGACAATTAATTTCCGGCTCGGCGTTCTTG GCTTCCTGAGACCGGATCTCAGAGAGAACCGGGTAGCGAATTTCGGACTCCTCGACCAGATAGCGGCACTGCAGTGGATTCAGGATAATATCGCCCAGTTTGGCGGGGat CGTGACTCCGTTACGTTGCTGGGACATGGTACTGGAGCAGCGTGTGTCAATCTTCTACTTATTTCTCCGGTGGCTCAGGCATCCAGCG GTTTGTTTCACCGAGCCATTCTGATGAGCGGAACGGCTCTTGCCGATTGGGCTGTAGCCGAGAACCCGCTACGATATACGTTGCAAGCGGCTCAGCAAGTTGACTGTCCCCTGGCCGAAAGAGACGATGAATTAGCAGCCTGTCTCCGGTTTAAACGAGTGACGGAGCTCATGAATGTGCGCTTACAGGCTCCGCTCTACGCCAGTCCGTTGGCACCTCTCGTTGACGGCATTGTTGTTCCAAACGAACCCCGCCAGTCGATGAAAACCTACAACGAACTATTTGGAAG ATATGACGTAATGTATGGCGTAACGCAGTCGGAGAGCTTCCACCTTTTGAATGCTGCCACGCTGCAGTTCGGTTTGACG GAAACTGAAAGAAATCGCATCATTCGTACCTACGTCCGTAACTCCTACGCTTCCAATATCGACCAAGTAACTGCCGCCATCCGCAAGGAGTACACG GATTGGAAGAATCCCGTTCGCGACACGGAGGAATACCGCGATTCGATTTTGGAAATTCTGAGCGACGCCCGGGTCGTTGCTCCTGTCATCCAGATGGCCGATTTACATTCGGCCATTCGCCAGCGATCTTACTTCTACGTTTTTACCCATCAGACAACCAATGGCGACTATCCTCAG GACTGGGGTAGTATCCACGGCGAGGAGTTGGCTTACGTGTTCGGTATGCCGTTGGTAGGCGGAACAAACCATCTTTCGGCCAACTACACTCGGGCTGAAATGCTGCTCTCTGAAATTGTAATCACTTACTGGGCCAATTTCGCTCGCACTGG AAATCCTAACTTCCCTCCGCGGCAAAAGTTTCTAACTACAGCCAACAGTCGTGACCGATTTGAGCCCACGTACGTGCAGTGGCCAGCCTACGACCGGCATTCCCAAAAGTACCTCAACATTG ATTTGCGTCCCAAAGTGAAAGATCACTATCGCGCTGACAAGATGGCCCTGTGGTCCAAGTTGATTCCAGAGCTCATGTCCACTGGCAATGGCAAAGTTTATCCATCCAGCAGCGGGGATGAAGACGAAGCTGAAGCTGCACCCG GGTCTTCAGCTGCCGAACCAGATTCCAGCAGCCATTCTCCATCAGCGGTGATGGGTGCCCAACCAGAAGTTGACCAGCAACCCTCTGGAGGTTTCCAGTTCTTCCCAAGTGGACCTGTGAAAGGAGACCGTGGCAATTCTTCTAGAACCGAGGACGGCCGAGACGTTGCCACGCAGACCGGTGGCATTGCTCTCAGCATCGTCATCGTCATTGGCATCTGTTTCTTGGTGCTCAACGTCTGTGCTTGCGCCGGCGTTTTCTATCAGCGCGATCGCGTCCGCTTCAAAGAAATACTCTTGCAGCGACAGTACAAATTGAGGTCGGGAAACCAAGGAGAAGATCGCCCGGCTCCTACTTCCGGAGCTCAAGCCCCTGCTGCCGCCAGGGAAACTCTGCTTGCCTTGCACAGAGTTGAAGAAGACTTTACAGAATTGGACGGAAGTGGCAATGGCATGGAGATCGGCTTTCCTCATCAAGCCAGCACAAGCACGATGGATCCGCATACAAAAGTCAGCCAGTGGATGGCTCAAGAGGTCACCATCGAGCGGTGTCCTACTCCACCTGTCAATAACAGGCTGACTAAGCCGCCACAGGACAAACTGGGCGGATCGGATCGATATGATTCGCGCGGTTGCGATTCCGAAGATTCCGCATCGGCCTTGTTTCCGCTTCTGACGAAATCCGCTAAGACTAGCGACATCTATGGGTTATTGCCAGTGCAGGAGGAAAATACAGCCGGCGAGAAACAGCGAATCAAAACAGGACAATCGTCAGATTTGGTCAGTCAAACCCATGACAATggttcatttttaaaattcggaGACTTGGGACACGTCGGAGAAAGCAGTCCGCCATTTGCCGATTCCGCAAGTTCTGCCCGCACGGTAAGCCGTTCGTCAATGGGTCGCCGCAAGGCGCGTAGCAAAAGTCAGTTAGGATCGCAACGATCGATCACGACGAAACGAGACGTTGCAGTTGGAGATGACGAAGACGATGGCAGCTACCGTGTTGCTCTTGACAACGAAGAAGATCGTAGATCGTCAGCTGTTTACGGCTGCGGAACCATGGATACCATTCGCCGACTCAATTTGCCCAAAGTCTTACCCGATTTACCTCTCCAAGACGTGCCAGCAGGAGCGACAGCATCATCGAGCGTACCTTTTACGATGGGTAAATCGAACTTATCAAACATCGCCCTACCCGACCGTTCACCGCCGTATACAATACCTCACGCTGGACTGCAAACTAGCGTCGATTCCGTGGAACGATCCGCCCTGTTGAACAAAAATCAGTGTCAAGCTGGGGGGCCTCCATCCGCTTCAGCTCCTCCGTACTCGGATGTGAAGAAACAGTCGAAATCACGCCGCAAACAGCCGGATAATGTCCCATCAACGATGAGCAGTGAAGCAGTTTGCACACTGTCCAGTCCTACTTCGACGATCGTTAAAACCAATTTACCTCAAACCGTTGTTGTTGCGCCTCATCCGCGGGCAACCGTTGCGCATTCGTCAACGGCCAATAGAAGCGTGACTCCATCATCGACGCAACAACCGGAGCCTTGCCTGGTAGTTCGTCCTGGACCACGTCAACCCACAATAACTATGACTAGAAGTCATGGAGGTAATAACTATGAGTCTGTTGCTAACGACACCGAATCTCCTTCGGCTACTGGTGATGTGGTCCTACGACGACCGAGGCAGCAAGAGGCTAGCACAAGTTCTAGACCTGCTAGTCGCAATTCGAGGTCGTGGTACGCCCAATACAGTCAGTCGTTTATTTCACAGTCCATCGATCAGGAGAGTGACAAGAACGACAATTGA
- the LOC130691020 gene encoding neuroligin-4, X-linked-like isoform X3, which translates to MFSSSLVYLYITHFNMLRPATTLLVIASVLAVIVCVAGQMRPSLNARIVRTKHGSVKGVLVIPSNRELPPVEAFLGLPYASPPVGPLRFMSPVSPLPWNGVRLMDKYPPACPQTLPDVSNEREALRFVTRGRLQYLRRLLPYLRNQSEDCLYLNIYAPVTVGGKDVNIKFPVIVFIHGESYEWNSGNPYDGSILASYGDVVVVTINFRLGVLGFLRPDLRENRVANFGLLDQIAALQWIQDNIAQFGGDRDSVTLLGHGTGAACVNLLLISPVAQASSGLFHRAILMSGTALADWAVAENPLRYTLQAAQQVDCPLAERDDELAACLRFKRVTELMNVRLQAPLYASPLAPLVDGIVVPNEPRQSMKTYNELFGRYDVMYGVTQSESFHLLNAATLQFGLTETERNRIIRTYVRNSYASNIDQVTAAIRKEYTDWKNPVRDTEEYRDSILEILSDARVVAPVIQMADLHSAIRQRSYFYVFTHQTTNGDYPQDWGSIHGEELAYVFGMPLVGGTNHLSANYTRAEMLLSEIVITYWANFARTGNPNFPPRQKFLTTANSRDRFEPTYVQWPAYDRHSQKYLNIDLRPKVKDHYRADKMALWSKLIPELMSTGNGKVYPSSSGDEDEAEAAPGGSSAAEPDSSSHSPSAVMGAQPEVDQQPSGGFQFFPSGPVKGDRGNSSRTEDGRDVATQTGGIALSIVIVIGICFLVLNVCACAGVFYQRDRVRFKEILLQRQYKLRSGNQGEDRPAPTSGAQAPAAARETLLALHRVEEDFTELDGSGNGMEIGFPHQASTSTMDPHTKVSQWMAQEVTIERCPTPPVNNRLTKPPQDKLGGSDRYDSRGCDSEDSASALFPLLTKSAKTSDIYGLLPVQEENTAGEKQRIKTGQSSDLVSQTHDNGSFLKFGDLGHVGESSPPFADSASSARTVSRSSMGRRKARSKSQLGSQRSITTKRDVAVGDDEDDGSYRVALDNEEDRRSSAVYGCGTMDTIRRLNLPKVLPDLPLQDVPAGATASSSVPFTMGKSNLSNIALPDRSPPYTIPHAGLQTSVDSVERSALLNKNQCQAGGPPSASAPPYSDVKKQSKSRRKQPDNVPSTMSSEAVCTLSSPTSTIVKTNLPQTVVVAPHPRATVAHSSTANRSVTPSSTQQPEPCLVVRPGPRQPTITMTRSHGGNNYESVANDTESPSATGDVVLRRPRQQEASTSSRPASRNSRSWYAQYSQSFISQSIDQESDKNDN; encoded by the exons ATGTTCTCTTCTTCATTGGTTTATTTGTACATCACGCATTTCAACATGTTGCGTCCCGCAACAACTTTGCTGGTCATTGCGTCCGTTTTGGCTGTAATCGTCTGCGTCGCTGGCCAGATGAGGCCCTCCTTGAATGCTCGTATTGTAAGAACGAAACATGGTTCCGTTAAAGGCGTGCTTGTTATCCCTTCAAATCGAGAACTTCCACCGGTCGAAGCGTTCCTCGGACTTCCATATGCCTCTCCGCCAGTAGGTCCTCTCCGTTTTATGTCACCAGTGTCACCTTTGCCGTGGAATGGCGTCCGCCTTATGGATAAATACCCACCGGCCTGTCCGCAAACATTGCCCGATGTCAGTAACGAACGCGAAGCTTTGCGTTTCGTAACTCGTGGTCGTTTACAATATCTTCGCCGACTCCTTCCGTACCTCCGAAATCAGAGCGAGGATTGCCTTTACTTGAATATCTACGCCCCCGTTACGG TTGGTGGAAAAGACGTGAACATCAAGTTTCCCGtcattgttttcattcatGGTGAGTCGTACGAATGGAATTCGGGAAATCCCTATGACGGTTCAATACTTGCCAGTTATGGCGATGTCGTCGTGGTGACAATTAATTTCCGGCTCGGCGTTCTTG GCTTCCTGAGACCGGATCTCAGAGAGAACCGGGTAGCGAATTTCGGACTCCTCGACCAGATAGCGGCACTGCAGTGGATTCAGGATAATATCGCCCAGTTTGGCGGGGat CGTGACTCCGTTACGTTGCTGGGACATGGTACTGGAGCAGCGTGTGTCAATCTTCTACTTATTTCTCCGGTGGCTCAGGCATCCAGCG GTTTGTTTCACCGAGCCATTCTGATGAGCGGAACGGCTCTTGCCGATTGGGCTGTAGCCGAGAACCCGCTACGATATACGTTGCAAGCGGCTCAGCAAGTTGACTGTCCCCTGGCCGAAAGAGACGATGAATTAGCAGCCTGTCTCCGGTTTAAACGAGTGACGGAGCTCATGAATGTGCGCTTACAGGCTCCGCTCTACGCCAGTCCGTTGGCACCTCTCGTTGACGGCATTGTTGTTCCAAACGAACCCCGCCAGTCGATGAAAACCTACAACGAACTATTTGGAAG ATATGACGTAATGTATGGCGTAACGCAGTCGGAGAGCTTCCACCTTTTGAATGCTGCCACGCTGCAGTTCGGTTTGACG GAAACTGAAAGAAATCGCATCATTCGTACCTACGTCCGTAACTCCTACGCTTCCAATATCGACCAAGTAACTGCCGCCATCCGCAAGGAGTACACG GATTGGAAGAATCCCGTTCGCGACACGGAGGAATACCGCGATTCGATTTTGGAAATTCTGAGCGACGCCCGGGTCGTTGCTCCTGTCATCCAGATGGCCGATTTACATTCGGCCATTCGCCAGCGATCTTACTTCTACGTTTTTACCCATCAGACAACCAATGGCGACTATCCTCAG GACTGGGGTAGTATCCACGGCGAGGAGTTGGCTTACGTGTTCGGTATGCCGTTGGTAGGCGGAACAAACCATCTTTCGGCCAACTACACTCGGGCTGAAATGCTGCTCTCTGAAATTGTAATCACTTACTGGGCCAATTTCGCTCGCACTGG AAATCCTAACTTCCCTCCGCGGCAAAAGTTTCTAACTACAGCCAACAGTCGTGACCGATTTGAGCCCACGTACGTGCAGTGGCCAGCCTACGACCGGCATTCCCAAAAGTACCTCAACATTG ATTTGCGTCCCAAAGTGAAAGATCACTATCGCGCTGACAAGATGGCCCTGTGGTCCAAGTTGATTCCAGAGCTCATGTCCACTGGCAATGGCAAAGTTTATCCATCCAGCAGCGGGGATGAAGACGAAGCTGAAGCTGCACCCGGTG GGTCTTCAGCTGCCGAACCAGATTCCAGCAGCCATTCTCCATCAGCGGTGATGGGTGCCCAACCAGAAGTTGACCAGCAACCCTCTGGAGGTTTCCAGTTCTTCCCAAGTGGACCTGTGAAAGGAGACCGTGGCAATTCTTCTAGAACCGAGGACGGCCGAGACGTTGCCACGCAGACCGGTGGCATTGCTCTCAGCATCGTCATCGTCATTGGCATCTGTTTCTTGGTGCTCAACGTCTGTGCTTGCGCCGGCGTTTTCTATCAGCGCGATCGCGTCCGCTTCAAAGAAATACTCTTGCAGCGACAGTACAAATTGAGGTCGGGAAACCAAGGAGAAGATCGCCCGGCTCCTACTTCCGGAGCTCAAGCCCCTGCTGCCGCCAGGGAAACTCTGCTTGCCTTGCACAGAGTTGAAGAAGACTTTACAGAATTGGACGGAAGTGGCAATGGCATGGAGATCGGCTTTCCTCATCAAGCCAGCACAAGCACGATGGATCCGCATACAAAAGTCAGCCAGTGGATGGCTCAAGAGGTCACCATCGAGCGGTGTCCTACTCCACCTGTCAATAACAGGCTGACTAAGCCGCCACAGGACAAACTGGGCGGATCGGATCGATATGATTCGCGCGGTTGCGATTCCGAAGATTCCGCATCGGCCTTGTTTCCGCTTCTGACGAAATCCGCTAAGACTAGCGACATCTATGGGTTATTGCCAGTGCAGGAGGAAAATACAGCCGGCGAGAAACAGCGAATCAAAACAGGACAATCGTCAGATTTGGTCAGTCAAACCCATGACAATggttcatttttaaaattcggaGACTTGGGACACGTCGGAGAAAGCAGTCCGCCATTTGCCGATTCCGCAAGTTCTGCCCGCACGGTAAGCCGTTCGTCAATGGGTCGCCGCAAGGCGCGTAGCAAAAGTCAGTTAGGATCGCAACGATCGATCACGACGAAACGAGACGTTGCAGTTGGAGATGACGAAGACGATGGCAGCTACCGTGTTGCTCTTGACAACGAAGAAGATCGTAGATCGTCAGCTGTTTACGGCTGCGGAACCATGGATACCATTCGCCGACTCAATTTGCCCAAAGTCTTACCCGATTTACCTCTCCAAGACGTGCCAGCAGGAGCGACAGCATCATCGAGCGTACCTTTTACGATGGGTAAATCGAACTTATCAAACATCGCCCTACCCGACCGTTCACCGCCGTATACAATACCTCACGCTGGACTGCAAACTAGCGTCGATTCCGTGGAACGATCCGCCCTGTTGAACAAAAATCAGTGTCAAGCTGGGGGGCCTCCATCCGCTTCAGCTCCTCCGTACTCGGATGTGAAGAAACAGTCGAAATCACGCCGCAAACAGCCGGATAATGTCCCATCAACGATGAGCAGTGAAGCAGTTTGCACACTGTCCAGTCCTACTTCGACGATCGTTAAAACCAATTTACCTCAAACCGTTGTTGTTGCGCCTCATCCGCGGGCAACCGTTGCGCATTCGTCAACGGCCAATAGAAGCGTGACTCCATCATCGACGCAACAACCGGAGCCTTGCCTGGTAGTTCGTCCTGGACCACGTCAACCCACAATAACTATGACTAGAAGTCATGGAGGTAATAACTATGAGTCTGTTGCTAACGACACCGAATCTCCTTCGGCTACTGGTGATGTGGTCCTACGACGACCGAGGCAGCAAGAGGCTAGCACAAGTTCTAGACCTGCTAGTCGCAATTCGAGGTCGTGGTACGCCCAATACAGTCAGTCGTTTATTTCACAGTCCATCGATCAGGAGAGTGACAAGAACGACAATTGA
- the LOC130691020 gene encoding neuroligin-4, X-linked-like isoform X1: MFSSSLVYLYITHFNMLRPATTLLVIASVLAVIVCVAGQMRPSLNARIVRTKHGSVKGVLVIPSNRELPPVEAFLGLPYASPPVGPLRFMSPVSPLPWNGVRLMDKYPPACPQTLPDVSNEREALRFVTRGRLQYLRRLLPYLRNQSEDCLYLNIYAPVTGRPVGGKDVNIKFPVIVFIHGESYEWNSGNPYDGSILASYGDVVVVTINFRLGVLGFLRPDLRENRVANFGLLDQIAALQWIQDNIAQFGGDRDSVTLLGHGTGAACVNLLLISPVAQASSGLFHRAILMSGTALADWAVAENPLRYTLQAAQQVDCPLAERDDELAACLRFKRVTELMNVRLQAPLYASPLAPLVDGIVVPNEPRQSMKTYNELFGRYDVMYGVTQSESFHLLNAATLQFGLTETERNRIIRTYVRNSYASNIDQVTAAIRKEYTDWKNPVRDTEEYRDSILEILSDARVVAPVIQMADLHSAIRQRSYFYVFTHQTTNGDYPQDWGSIHGEELAYVFGMPLVGGTNHLSANYTRAEMLLSEIVITYWANFARTGNPNFPPRQKFLTTANSRDRFEPTYVQWPAYDRHSQKYLNIDLRPKVKDHYRADKMALWSKLIPELMSTGNGKVYPSSSGDEDEAEAAPGGSSAAEPDSSSHSPSAVMGAQPEVDQQPSGGFQFFPSGPVKGDRGNSSRTEDGRDVATQTGGIALSIVIVIGICFLVLNVCACAGVFYQRDRVRFKEILLQRQYKLRSGNQGEDRPAPTSGAQAPAAARETLLALHRVEEDFTELDGSGNGMEIGFPHQASTSTMDPHTKVSQWMAQEVTIERCPTPPVNNRLTKPPQDKLGGSDRYDSRGCDSEDSASALFPLLTKSAKTSDIYGLLPVQEENTAGEKQRIKTGQSSDLVSQTHDNGSFLKFGDLGHVGESSPPFADSASSARTVSRSSMGRRKARSKSQLGSQRSITTKRDVAVGDDEDDGSYRVALDNEEDRRSSAVYGCGTMDTIRRLNLPKVLPDLPLQDVPAGATASSSVPFTMGKSNLSNIALPDRSPPYTIPHAGLQTSVDSVERSALLNKNQCQAGGPPSASAPPYSDVKKQSKSRRKQPDNVPSTMSSEAVCTLSSPTSTIVKTNLPQTVVVAPHPRATVAHSSTANRSVTPSSTQQPEPCLVVRPGPRQPTITMTRSHGGNNYESVANDTESPSATGDVVLRRPRQQEASTSSRPASRNSRSWYAQYSQSFISQSIDQESDKNDN; the protein is encoded by the exons ATGTTCTCTTCTTCATTGGTTTATTTGTACATCACGCATTTCAACATGTTGCGTCCCGCAACAACTTTGCTGGTCATTGCGTCCGTTTTGGCTGTAATCGTCTGCGTCGCTGGCCAGATGAGGCCCTCCTTGAATGCTCGTATTGTAAGAACGAAACATGGTTCCGTTAAAGGCGTGCTTGTTATCCCTTCAAATCGAGAACTTCCACCGGTCGAAGCGTTCCTCGGACTTCCATATGCCTCTCCGCCAGTAGGTCCTCTCCGTTTTATGTCACCAGTGTCACCTTTGCCGTGGAATGGCGTCCGCCTTATGGATAAATACCCACCGGCCTGTCCGCAAACATTGCCCGATGTCAGTAACGAACGCGAAGCTTTGCGTTTCGTAACTCGTGGTCGTTTACAATATCTTCGCCGACTCCTTCCGTACCTCCGAAATCAGAGCGAGGATTGCCTTTACTTGAATATCTACGCCCCCGTTACGGGTAGGCCTG TTGGTGGAAAAGACGTGAACATCAAGTTTCCCGtcattgttttcattcatGGTGAGTCGTACGAATGGAATTCGGGAAATCCCTATGACGGTTCAATACTTGCCAGTTATGGCGATGTCGTCGTGGTGACAATTAATTTCCGGCTCGGCGTTCTTG GCTTCCTGAGACCGGATCTCAGAGAGAACCGGGTAGCGAATTTCGGACTCCTCGACCAGATAGCGGCACTGCAGTGGATTCAGGATAATATCGCCCAGTTTGGCGGGGat CGTGACTCCGTTACGTTGCTGGGACATGGTACTGGAGCAGCGTGTGTCAATCTTCTACTTATTTCTCCGGTGGCTCAGGCATCCAGCG GTTTGTTTCACCGAGCCATTCTGATGAGCGGAACGGCTCTTGCCGATTGGGCTGTAGCCGAGAACCCGCTACGATATACGTTGCAAGCGGCTCAGCAAGTTGACTGTCCCCTGGCCGAAAGAGACGATGAATTAGCAGCCTGTCTCCGGTTTAAACGAGTGACGGAGCTCATGAATGTGCGCTTACAGGCTCCGCTCTACGCCAGTCCGTTGGCACCTCTCGTTGACGGCATTGTTGTTCCAAACGAACCCCGCCAGTCGATGAAAACCTACAACGAACTATTTGGAAG ATATGACGTAATGTATGGCGTAACGCAGTCGGAGAGCTTCCACCTTTTGAATGCTGCCACGCTGCAGTTCGGTTTGACG GAAACTGAAAGAAATCGCATCATTCGTACCTACGTCCGTAACTCCTACGCTTCCAATATCGACCAAGTAACTGCCGCCATCCGCAAGGAGTACACG GATTGGAAGAATCCCGTTCGCGACACGGAGGAATACCGCGATTCGATTTTGGAAATTCTGAGCGACGCCCGGGTCGTTGCTCCTGTCATCCAGATGGCCGATTTACATTCGGCCATTCGCCAGCGATCTTACTTCTACGTTTTTACCCATCAGACAACCAATGGCGACTATCCTCAG GACTGGGGTAGTATCCACGGCGAGGAGTTGGCTTACGTGTTCGGTATGCCGTTGGTAGGCGGAACAAACCATCTTTCGGCCAACTACACTCGGGCTGAAATGCTGCTCTCTGAAATTGTAATCACTTACTGGGCCAATTTCGCTCGCACTGG AAATCCTAACTTCCCTCCGCGGCAAAAGTTTCTAACTACAGCCAACAGTCGTGACCGATTTGAGCCCACGTACGTGCAGTGGCCAGCCTACGACCGGCATTCCCAAAAGTACCTCAACATTG ATTTGCGTCCCAAAGTGAAAGATCACTATCGCGCTGACAAGATGGCCCTGTGGTCCAAGTTGATTCCAGAGCTCATGTCCACTGGCAATGGCAAAGTTTATCCATCCAGCAGCGGGGATGAAGACGAAGCTGAAGCTGCACCCGGTG GGTCTTCAGCTGCCGAACCAGATTCCAGCAGCCATTCTCCATCAGCGGTGATGGGTGCCCAACCAGAAGTTGACCAGCAACCCTCTGGAGGTTTCCAGTTCTTCCCAAGTGGACCTGTGAAAGGAGACCGTGGCAATTCTTCTAGAACCGAGGACGGCCGAGACGTTGCCACGCAGACCGGTGGCATTGCTCTCAGCATCGTCATCGTCATTGGCATCTGTTTCTTGGTGCTCAACGTCTGTGCTTGCGCCGGCGTTTTCTATCAGCGCGATCGCGTCCGCTTCAAAGAAATACTCTTGCAGCGACAGTACAAATTGAGGTCGGGAAACCAAGGAGAAGATCGCCCGGCTCCTACTTCCGGAGCTCAAGCCCCTGCTGCCGCCAGGGAAACTCTGCTTGCCTTGCACAGAGTTGAAGAAGACTTTACAGAATTGGACGGAAGTGGCAATGGCATGGAGATCGGCTTTCCTCATCAAGCCAGCACAAGCACGATGGATCCGCATACAAAAGTCAGCCAGTGGATGGCTCAAGAGGTCACCATCGAGCGGTGTCCTACTCCACCTGTCAATAACAGGCTGACTAAGCCGCCACAGGACAAACTGGGCGGATCGGATCGATATGATTCGCGCGGTTGCGATTCCGAAGATTCCGCATCGGCCTTGTTTCCGCTTCTGACGAAATCCGCTAAGACTAGCGACATCTATGGGTTATTGCCAGTGCAGGAGGAAAATACAGCCGGCGAGAAACAGCGAATCAAAACAGGACAATCGTCAGATTTGGTCAGTCAAACCCATGACAATggttcatttttaaaattcggaGACTTGGGACACGTCGGAGAAAGCAGTCCGCCATTTGCCGATTCCGCAAGTTCTGCCCGCACGGTAAGCCGTTCGTCAATGGGTCGCCGCAAGGCGCGTAGCAAAAGTCAGTTAGGATCGCAACGATCGATCACGACGAAACGAGACGTTGCAGTTGGAGATGACGAAGACGATGGCAGCTACCGTGTTGCTCTTGACAACGAAGAAGATCGTAGATCGTCAGCTGTTTACGGCTGCGGAACCATGGATACCATTCGCCGACTCAATTTGCCCAAAGTCTTACCCGATTTACCTCTCCAAGACGTGCCAGCAGGAGCGACAGCATCATCGAGCGTACCTTTTACGATGGGTAAATCGAACTTATCAAACATCGCCCTACCCGACCGTTCACCGCCGTATACAATACCTCACGCTGGACTGCAAACTAGCGTCGATTCCGTGGAACGATCCGCCCTGTTGAACAAAAATCAGTGTCAAGCTGGGGGGCCTCCATCCGCTTCAGCTCCTCCGTACTCGGATGTGAAGAAACAGTCGAAATCACGCCGCAAACAGCCGGATAATGTCCCATCAACGATGAGCAGTGAAGCAGTTTGCACACTGTCCAGTCCTACTTCGACGATCGTTAAAACCAATTTACCTCAAACCGTTGTTGTTGCGCCTCATCCGCGGGCAACCGTTGCGCATTCGTCAACGGCCAATAGAAGCGTGACTCCATCATCGACGCAACAACCGGAGCCTTGCCTGGTAGTTCGTCCTGGACCACGTCAACCCACAATAACTATGACTAGAAGTCATGGAGGTAATAACTATGAGTCTGTTGCTAACGACACCGAATCTCCTTCGGCTACTGGTGATGTGGTCCTACGACGACCGAGGCAGCAAGAGGCTAGCACAAGTTCTAGACCTGCTAGTCGCAATTCGAGGTCGTGGTACGCCCAATACAGTCAGTCGTTTATTTCACAGTCCATCGATCAGGAGAGTGACAAGAACGACAATTGA